The Capra hircus breed San Clemente chromosome 25, ASM170441v1, whole genome shotgun sequence genome has a window encoding:
- the NUBP1 gene encoding cytosolic Fe-S cluster assembly factor NUBP1, with protein MEEVPHDCPGADSAQAGRGASCQGCPNQRLCASGAGAAADPAIEEIKEKMKTVKHKILVLSGKGGVGKSTFSAHLAHGLAEDENTQVALLDIDICGPSIPKIMGLEGEQVHQSGSGWSPVFLEDNLGVMSVGFLLSSPDDAVIWRGPKKNGMIKQFLRDVDWGEVDYLIVDTPPGTSDEHLSVVQYLAAAHIDGAVIITTPQEVSLQDVRKEISFCHKVKLPIIGVVENMSGFICPKCQKESQIFPPTTGGAEAMCQDLKIPLLGKVPLDPRIGKSCDKGQSFLVEAPDSPATVTYRSIIQRIQEFCSQRLPEGENLVGS; from the exons ATGGAGGAGGTGCCTCACG ACTGTCCAGGGGCCGACAGTGCCCAGGCAGGTCGAGGAGCCTCATGTCAGGGGTGCCCCAATCAGCGGCTCTGCGCTTCTGGAGCTGGTGCTGCCGCGGACCCGG CCATAgaggaaatcaaagaaaaaatgaagaccGTGAAACACAAGATCTTGGTGTTGTCTGGGAAAGGCGGCGTTGGGAAAAGCACGTTTAGCGCCCACCTGGCCCATGGCCTAGCGGAGGATGAAAACACGCAG GTTGCTCTTCTAGACATCGATATATGCGGGCCGTCAATTCCCAAGATCATGGGATTGGAAGGAGAACAG GTTCACCAGAGCGGCTCGGGCTGGTCTCCAGTG TTCCTGGAAGACAACTTGGGGGTGATGTCGGTGGGTTTCTTGCTCAGCAGCCCCGACGATGCTGTCATCTGGAGGGGACCCAAGAAAAACG GCATGATCAAGCAGTTCCTCCGGGACGTGGACTGGGGCGAGGTGGACTACCTCATCGTGGACACCCCGCCTGGGACGTCAGACGAGCACCTCTCGGTGGTGCAGTACCTGGCTGCGGCGCACATCGACGGGGCGGTGATCATCACTACGCCACAG GAAGTGTCGCTCCAGGATGTCCGGAAAGAGATCAGCTTCTGCCACAAGGTGAAGCTGCCCATCATCGGAGTGGTGGAGAACATGAGTGGCTTCATCTGCCCCAAATGCCAG AAAGAGTCTCAgatattcccaccaacaacgGGGGGCGCAGAGGCCATGTGCCAGGACCTGAAGATCCCGCTGCTTGGCAAAGTGCCTCTGGATCCACGCATAG GTAAGAGCTGCGACAAAGGACAGTCTTTTTTGGTGGAAGCGCCAGATTCACCAGCCACTGTCACCTACAGAAGTATAATTCAGA GAATCCAGGAGTTCTGTAGTCAGCGTCTGCCAGAAGGAGAGAACCTCGTCGGCTCCTGA
- the TVP23A gene encoding Golgi apparatus membrane protein TVP23 homolog A isoform X2, producing the protein MGKYWILRGWEKCWCDEDCFESSRRVMLSLSCALVEFGLKRTGNMWGLETTEHVWPLSLGPWSERASGFFPRHPVATFFHLFFRVSAIVTYVGCDWFSKSFVGCFVTVLLLLSFDFWSVKNVTGRLMVGLRWWNQIDEDGKSHWIFEARKVSPDMVAATEAEARVFWLGLIVCPMIWIVFFFSSLFSLKLKWLALVIAGISLQAANLYGYVLCKMGGESDVSKITASFLSQTVFQTACPSDFQKPGLEGLEIHKH; encoded by the exons ATGGGAAAGTACTGGATTCTTCGAGGGTGGGAAAAATGTTGGTGTGATGAGGACTGTTTTGAGTCTTCTAGGCGAGTGATGCTTTCTCTGAGCTGTGCCCTGGTGGAGTTTGGGTTGAAACGCACAGGGAACATGTGGGGCCTGGAAACCACAGAGCACGTTTGGCCACTGTCCTTGGGGCCCTGGTCTGAGCGGGCTTCTGGGTTCTTTCCTAGGCACCCGGTGGCCACGTTTTTCCACCTGTTTTTCCGTGTGAGTGCCATCGTCACCTACGTGGGCTGCGACTGGTTCAGCAAGAGCTTCGTGGGCTGCTTCGTCACTGTGCTGCTCCTCCTGTCCTTTGACTTCTGGTCTGTGAAG AATGTAACCGGACGACTCATGGTAGGCCTTCGCTGGTGGAACCAGATTGATGAAGATGGGAAAAGCCACTGGATTTTTGAAGCCAGAAAG GTCTCTCCAGACATGGTGGCTGCCACGGAGGCGGAAGCGCGGGTCTTCTGGCTCGGCCTCATCGTCTGTCCCATGATTTGGATCGTGTTCTTTTTTAGCTCCTTATTTTCCTTGAAGCTCAAGTGGCTG GCCCTCGTGATAGCTGGGATCTCTCTCCAAGCCGCCAACCTGTATGGCTACGTCCTGTGTAAGATGGGAGGCGAGAGCGATGTCAGCAAAATCACAGCCAGTTTTCTGTCCCAGACGGTGTTCCAGACG GCCTGTCCCAGCGACTTTCAGAAGCCTGGCCTCGAGGGGCTGGAGATTCACAAGCATTAG
- the TVP23A gene encoding Golgi apparatus membrane protein TVP23 homolog A isoform X1, with the protein MGKYWILRGWEKCWCDEDCFESSRRVMLSLSCALVEFGLKRTGNMWGLETTEHVWPLSLGPWSERASGFFPRHPVATFFHLFFRVSAIVTYVGCDWFSKSFVGCFVTVLLLLSFDFWSVKNVTGRLMVGLRWWNQIDEDGKSHWIFEARKVSPDMVAATEAEARVFWLGLIVCPMIWIVFFFSSLFSLKLKWLALVIAGISLQAANLYGYVLCKMGGESDVSKITASFLSQTVFQTVSYSSLTPGPLISRHLQVPEACW; encoded by the exons ATGGGAAAGTACTGGATTCTTCGAGGGTGGGAAAAATGTTGGTGTGATGAGGACTGTTTTGAGTCTTCTAGGCGAGTGATGCTTTCTCTGAGCTGTGCCCTGGTGGAGTTTGGGTTGAAACGCACAGGGAACATGTGGGGCCTGGAAACCACAGAGCACGTTTGGCCACTGTCCTTGGGGCCCTGGTCTGAGCGGGCTTCTGGGTTCTTTCCTAGGCACCCGGTGGCCACGTTTTTCCACCTGTTTTTCCGTGTGAGTGCCATCGTCACCTACGTGGGCTGCGACTGGTTCAGCAAGAGCTTCGTGGGCTGCTTCGTCACTGTGCTGCTCCTCCTGTCCTTTGACTTCTGGTCTGTGAAG AATGTAACCGGACGACTCATGGTAGGCCTTCGCTGGTGGAACCAGATTGATGAAGATGGGAAAAGCCACTGGATTTTTGAAGCCAGAAAG GTCTCTCCAGACATGGTGGCTGCCACGGAGGCGGAAGCGCGGGTCTTCTGGCTCGGCCTCATCGTCTGTCCCATGATTTGGATCGTGTTCTTTTTTAGCTCCTTATTTTCCTTGAAGCTCAAGTGGCTG GCCCTCGTGATAGCTGGGATCTCTCTCCAAGCCGCCAACCTGTATGGCTACGTCCTGTGTAAGATGGGAGGCGAGAGCGATGTCAGCAAAATCACAGCCAGTTTTCTGTCCCAGACGGTGTTCCAGACGGTGAGTTACTCAAGTCTGACTCCTGGACCTCTGATCTCCAGACACTTGCAAGTCCCAGAGGCCTGCTGGTAG